The Candidatus Saccharibacteria bacterium oral taxon 488 genome has a segment encoding these proteins:
- the tilS gene encoding tRNA lysidine(34) synthetase TilS: MKRLIAVSGGVDSVVLLDSVLRHGQDEVAVAHFDHGIRAESAADARFVAGLACRYKVPYFAKREELGPAASEDTARQRRYQFLFDVAARWGGCVTTAHHQDDVIETIALNLRRGTRWRGLAAMGDQRIERPLLEWTKQDIYDYALRHRLEWVEDATNQSNAYLRNQLRRQLQARLTDQQRAALGRLWRQQWRLRQEIDQEIMQLSPRLSSRYFWTHIPIEPARELLHREVQRLTGVSLLSAQLDRLLIAIKTGRAGTVWQPAASVRVKLSVKSVTIKRVTR; encoded by the coding sequence ATGAAGCGACTGATTGCGGTATCGGGTGGGGTGGACAGCGTGGTGCTCCTCGACAGCGTATTACGGCATGGCCAGGACGAGGTGGCGGTGGCTCACTTTGATCATGGCATTCGGGCAGAATCGGCGGCGGATGCGCGGTTTGTGGCGGGGCTTGCCTGCCGGTATAAGGTGCCGTATTTTGCGAAGCGTGAGGAATTGGGGCCGGCAGCCAGTGAGGATACGGCGCGCCAGCGGCGGTATCAATTTCTCTTTGACGTGGCGGCACGGTGGGGTGGGTGCGTGACGACGGCCCATCACCAGGATGACGTGATTGAGACGATAGCGCTCAACCTGCGGCGCGGTACGCGCTGGCGGGGCTTGGCGGCTATGGGCGATCAGCGGATTGAGCGGCCGCTATTGGAATGGACAAAGCAAGACATATATGATTATGCGCTGCGCCACCGGCTGGAGTGGGTGGAGGATGCGACGAATCAGTCAAATGCTTATCTGCGTAATCAGCTGCGCCGACAGCTACAGGCAAGGTTGACTGATCAGCAACGGGCGGCGCTTGGTCGGTTATGGCGTCAGCAATGGCGGCTGCGCCAAGAGATTGACCAAGAAATAATGCAGTTGTCACCACGCCTCAGTAGCCGTTATTTTTGGACACATATCCCGATCGAGCCGGCGCGCGAGCTGCTCCACCGAGAAGTGCAGCGACTGACTGGCGTGTCGCTACTCTCAGCACAGCTGGATCGACTACTGATCGCCATCAAAACTGGTCGAGCAGGAACGGTGTGGCAGCCAGCCGCCAGCGTGCGGGTGAAATTGTCCGTAAAAAGTGTTACAATAAAACGAGTGACTCGCTAG